The genome window CACCGGCCGGCTCGGCCGGCGCCTGCTCACCTGGAACGCGGGCGCGTGCTGCGGATCTGCGATGCAGCAGGGCGCCGACGACGTGGGCTTCGCGCTCGCCGTGCTCGCGAACCTCGCAGGTGAGCTCGACCTCGACCGCACGCGCGTCTACGCGACCGGTCACTCGAACGGCGGGATGATGGCGTACCGGCTCGCGGCCGACGCGGCGAGCCGGATCGCCGCGATCGTTCCCGTCGCCGGCGCCGACATGACGCTCGAGTTCGCGCCGTCCGCAGCGGTTCCGGTCCTGCACATCCACAGCGTGGACGATCCGCGCGCGCTGTACGCGGGCGGCCCGGGTCCGCGCTTTCCGTTCACGACCCGGCGCGTGCAGCACCGCGCGGTCGAGGCGGGCCTGGCGCGCTGGCGCGAGCGCGACGGCTGCGCGGGCCCTGGACGGGAGATCGATTCGCGAAGCGCGGGCCCGCACGCTGCGGTGCTCGTCGACTTCGGACCCTGCGCGGACGCAAGCGCCGTCGCCGTCTGGAAGCTCTCCGGCCCCGGGCACGGCTGGCCGGGCAGCGCTTCGGTGCTCCCCGAGCGGATCACGGGGCCGAACACGACCGTGATCTCGGCCGCCGACGAGGTCTTCCGCTTCGTCGCCCGCTTCTCGCGTCCCGACGCGCCCGCGCTCACGTCGCGCTAGACGCCGGCCAGCACCTCGTCGAAGCCCTTGCGCAGGCATGCGACCAGAAGATCCGGGTCCGGGATCGAGGCTGGATCGCTCGAGATGCCCAGGTGCGAGCCATCCGTATAGCTGAACAGGGTGACGTTCAGCGCCGCGCCCGTGAGCGGGCCGAAGCCGAACACCGACTCGAGCCGCGCGCCCGAGAGGTACACGTCGAAGCGCGGTCCGGGCACGTTGCTGGTCACGAAGTCGACGCCCTTCAGCATCGAGCCGAAGAGC of Deltaproteobacteria bacterium contains these proteins:
- a CDS encoding polyhydroxybutyrate depolymerase; translated protein: MRSLGGAALLAALAFGCAPSPEQPARRFQAAGNHEVVLEHAGRERSFILRLPPDFVSRGPLPVLLAFHGGGGNASGFQKYAGLDEPADRLGYALVYPDGTGRLGRRLLTWNAGACCGSAMQQGADDVGFALAVLANLAGELDLDRTRVYATGHSNGGMMAYRLAADAASRIAAIVPVAGADMTLEFAPSAAVPVLHIHSVDDPRALYAGGPGPRFPFTTRRVQHRAVEAGLARWRERDGCAGPGREIDSRSAGPHAAVLVDFGPCADASAVAVWKLSGPGHGWPGSASVLPERITGPNTTVISAADEVFRFVARFSRPDAPALTSR